The Arcanobacterium pinnipediorum genome includes a region encoding these proteins:
- a CDS encoding phage holin family protein gives MKFLVRILSNALALWVTTLLFNGFALLEPSIETQSNLDPQLRMIIALLVGGLILSFVNSFVRPIVKLFSLPFYILTLGLFFVIVNAGMLMLTSWISHQVGIGISVDTFTWAIVGGIVISVVNTAIEIILPAKRR, from the coding sequence ATGAAATTTCTTGTTCGTATCTTATCCAACGCACTTGCCCTGTGGGTAACAACGTTGCTCTTTAACGGCTTTGCCTTGCTTGAACCTAGTATCGAGACTCAATCCAATCTCGATCCGCAGCTACGCATGATCATCGCTTTGCTTGTGGGCGGACTGATCTTATCGTTCGTTAATTCTTTTGTACGCCCAATCGTTAAGCTCTTTTCGCTACCGTTCTACATTTTGACTCTCGGATTATTCTTCGTCATCGTCAATGCTGGAATGCTGATGCTGACCAGTTGGATTTCTCATCAAGTCGGAATTGGCATCTCGGTTGATACATTTACATGGGCTATCGTTGGAGGCATCGTGATCTCAGTGGTGAACACCGCTATCGAAATTATCCTCCCGGCAAAACGTAGGTGA
- a CDS encoding YwiC-like family protein: MVIIPPLLGIALSGWSWLHLVLIPLWWIGYFEFFAIGLWLRSRAKARYRTPVIVYSLPCIILGLILAWYAPALLIWIPVFLPLIAITFWQSWLRKDRSLLNDTVTVSAASLMLMVSAHLGSLSAQSFSWADAWITTGYVFGYFMGTVFYIKTNIRQRGNMSWLITSVLWHGGWLIVAGLDSSGFLTVPSTHVSYWHTGVWAILLARAIAVPTWGARRGWLSAKILGIAEIVFSAGVTATLLLSH, translated from the coding sequence ATGGTTATCATCCCACCCTTGTTAGGGATTGCGTTATCGGGATGGTCCTGGCTACATCTGGTTTTAATTCCGCTATGGTGGATTGGATATTTTGAGTTCTTTGCCATAGGTTTATGGCTGCGTAGCCGCGCCAAGGCCCGCTATCGTACCCCGGTTATTGTTTATAGTTTGCCCTGCATAATTTTGGGCTTGATTCTAGCCTGGTATGCTCCAGCCTTGCTCATCTGGATCCCTGTATTTCTCCCACTTATCGCCATCACTTTTTGGCAATCGTGGTTACGAAAGGATCGTTCACTGCTAAACGATACCGTGACGGTGAGCGCCGCATCGCTGATGCTCATGGTCAGCGCACATTTAGGAAGTTTGTCTGCCCAATCCTTTTCGTGGGCGGATGCTTGGATCACAACCGGATATGTGTTCGGTTATTTCATGGGCACAGTGTTCTACATAAAAACCAATATTCGCCAACGTGGGAACATGTCCTGGCTCATCACTTCAGTCCTATGGCATGGGGGATGGTTGATAGTTGCTGGACTGGATTCATCTGGTTTCCTAACAGTGCCAAGCACCCACGTTTCTTATTGGCACACTGGAGTATGGGCGATACTGTTGGCGCGAGCTATCGCAGTACCAACGTGGGGAGCACGCCGTGGCTGGCTGAGCGCTAAAATCCTTGGGATTGCAGAGATCGTTTTTTCTGCCGGTGTGACAGCCACACTGCTGCTATCGCACTAA